Genomic segment of Armatimonadota bacterium:
TCCCTGAGGGCGATCAGGCACGCGGTGCTGCAGGGCCACTCGTTCCGCGCCCTTTCAGGCGACATCCTCGCGCTCGCACTCTTTTCAGTTGTCATGGTGCCACTTAGCATGCACGCGTTCCGGGTGGCGGTCCAGGCCGCCAAGCGAAACGGCACGCTCTCTCAATACTGATACACTGCCCCGTCGGCGCCTCAGCGAGCCCCCTCGGCCCTGAGGACGGCCGGAACGGTCTTCGCGACGATCCAGAGGTCGAAGAGAAGGCTCTGCTTCTCGGCGTACTCGATATCGAGCCTGACCATGTCGTCGAAGGGAAGGTCCTTCCTCCCGCTGACCTGCCAGAGCCCGGTGAGGCCGGGCGTCGTCCTCAAGCGCTGAATCTGATACTCGTCGTACTGCTCGACTTCCTCCGGCGAGGGCGGCCTGGGACCGACGATCGCCATCTGACCGAGCAGGATGTTGACGAGCTGGGGAAGCTCGTCCAGGCTAGTGGCCCTGAGGAACCTCCCGAGGCGCGTGACCCGCGGGTCGTCCTTGATCCTGATGATGAGCTGGGTCGGCTCCTCGTTCAGGTGGCGGACTTCGTCCAGCATATCATGCGCGCCGTTGCACATGGTGCGGAACTTGTACATCATGAACCGCCGACCGTTCTTGCCCACCCTGACCTGGCGGAAGACCACCGGGCCCTCAGAATCGAGCCTGATCGCCAGCGCGATCGCCGCCATGAGGGGCGACGAGAGC
This window contains:
- a CDS encoding ABC transporter permease; the encoded protein is FKRGDPVSWALGSTSELLGGVFYPITILPLWLQKVSALLPITYSLRAIRHAVLQGHSFRALSGDILALALFSVVMVPLSMHAFRVAVQAAKRNGTLSQY
- a CDS encoding sugar transferase, which gives rise to MVDQLAQAGVLRIAPRKRSCWYLATRAVISRTAALIVLVLSSPLMAAIALAIRLDSEGPVVFRQVRVGKNGRRFMMYKFRTMCNGAHDMLDEVRHLNEEPTQLIIRIKDDPRVTRLGRFLRATSLDELPQLVNILLGQMAIVGPRPPSPEEVEQYDEYQIQRLRTTPGLTGLWQVSGRKDLPFDDMVRLDIEYAEKQSLLFDLWIVAKTVPAVLRAEGAR